In a single window of the Arthrobacter zhangbolii genome:
- the csrA gene encoding carbon storage regulator CsrA, whose translation MLVLTRRSGEQILIGDDIVITVLDSRGDGVRIGIDAPRGVKIQRHEVVRAVEEANVAAAEALPDAEERIKALLAGRIAPPESQ comes from the coding sequence ATGCTGGTGCTAACACGCAGGTCCGGAGAGCAGATCCTGATTGGGGATGACATTGTCATTACCGTCCTGGATTCACGCGGTGACGGCGTACGCATCGGCATCGACGCGCCGCGCGGGGTTAAGATCCAGCGTCACGAGGTAGTCCGTGCCGTGGAAGAAGCCAACGTGGCTGCCGCAGAGGCACTCCCGGACGCCGAAGAGCGCATCAAGGCGCTGCTGGCCGGCCGTATTGCGCCGCCCGAAAGCCAGTAA
- a CDS encoding alpha/beta hydrolase produces MTNPAMSADLPRQEHDMTTATARRRFPRLAAAAASVVLLAAATACTAGTEPNGEETGSSDTATTAAADVIGTVPEDLMEFYSQEVTWTDCEGSLRCATVDAPLDYADPGAGTVELAVVMAEADKEAQGTVLLNPGGPGGSGYSVVSEYVENVTSDRLRENFNILGFDPRGVGRSTPVECLSDEELDEARAEYVDPSTPEGLAEARLSAKEFADACAAESGELLGFVDTTSAARDMDILRAVVGDRKLNYLGFSYGTFLGATYAELFPNNVGRLVLDGALDPAASNEDVTLGQAAAFEKAIRAYVEDCLSGSNCPLEGSVDEAVETIQALFASVEESPLTAADGRTVTVSTFVSGFITPLYDDANWPALSQALEQVLTEGDPTYMLRLADISADRTDDGTYASNSFVVFNAINCLDYPMVADDAQMAADAKELEAASPTLGKYLAYGGITCEAWPYAPVNEPHPIKASGADEVLVIGTTGDPATPYEWAEALAAQMESAVLVTLEGEGHTAYGRGSDCIDNIVDDYFVDGTLPAENTVC; encoded by the coding sequence ATGACCAACCCCGCCATGAGCGCTGACCTACCCCGCCAGGAGCATGACATGACCACCGCCACCGCACGCCGCCGTTTCCCGCGGCTGGCTGCCGCCGCCGCCTCGGTGGTACTTCTGGCCGCAGCCACAGCCTGCACCGCCGGCACCGAGCCCAATGGGGAGGAAACCGGCAGCAGCGACACGGCCACCACCGCGGCTGCGGATGTCATCGGCACCGTGCCCGAGGACCTGATGGAGTTCTACAGCCAGGAGGTCACCTGGACGGACTGCGAGGGAAGCCTCCGCTGCGCCACCGTGGATGCGCCCCTGGATTATGCCGACCCCGGCGCCGGAACCGTGGAACTTGCCGTGGTAATGGCGGAAGCGGACAAGGAAGCCCAGGGCACCGTACTGCTCAATCCCGGCGGCCCCGGCGGCTCCGGGTACTCCGTGGTCAGCGAGTACGTGGAGAACGTCACCAGCGACCGGCTGCGCGAAAACTTCAACATCCTGGGCTTCGACCCCCGCGGAGTCGGCCGATCCACCCCCGTGGAGTGCCTCAGCGATGAAGAACTGGATGAAGCCCGCGCCGAATACGTGGACCCGAGTACCCCTGAAGGGCTGGCCGAGGCGCGGCTCAGCGCCAAGGAGTTCGCCGACGCCTGCGCCGCAGAGTCCGGCGAACTGCTCGGCTTTGTGGATACCACCAGCGCCGCACGCGACATGGACATCCTCCGCGCCGTCGTCGGGGACCGGAAGCTGAACTACCTCGGTTTCTCCTACGGCACCTTCCTGGGCGCCACCTACGCAGAACTGTTCCCGAACAACGTGGGCCGCCTGGTGCTCGACGGCGCACTGGACCCCGCGGCCAGCAACGAGGACGTCACGCTCGGCCAGGCCGCTGCCTTTGAAAAGGCCATCCGCGCCTACGTTGAGGACTGCCTCTCCGGCAGCAATTGCCCGCTTGAAGGCAGCGTCGACGAGGCCGTGGAAACCATCCAGGCCCTGTTCGCGTCAGTGGAGGAAAGCCCGCTGACCGCGGCGGACGGACGGACCGTGACCGTCTCCACCTTTGTCTCCGGCTTCATCACTCCCTTGTACGACGACGCGAACTGGCCCGCGCTGTCGCAGGCGCTTGAGCAGGTCCTGACCGAGGGCGATCCGACCTATATGCTCCGGCTCGCTGATATCAGCGCCGACCGCACCGATGACGGCACGTACGCGTCCAACAGCTTTGTGGTTTTCAACGCGATTAACTGCCTTGACTATCCGATGGTCGCCGACGACGCGCAGATGGCCGCGGACGCGAAGGAACTGGAAGCCGCGTCCCCCACCCTGGGCAAATACCTGGCCTACGGCGGCATCACCTGCGAGGCCTGGCCCTACGCACCCGTGAATGAGCCGCATCCCATCAAGGCATCCGGGGCGGATGAGGTGCTTGTCATCGGCACCACCGGAGATCCCGCCACCCCGTACGAGTGGGCCGAGGCCCTTGCCGCGCAGATGGAGTCCGCCGTACTGGTGACCCTTGAAGGCGAAGGCCACACCGCCTACGGGCGCGGCAGCGACTGCATTGACAACATAGTGGACGACTACTTTGTGGACGGGACCCTGCCGGCGGAGAACACCGTCTGCTGA
- a CDS encoding DNA polymerase III subunit delta', with product MSVWEDLQGQDPVVEQLRRGAAEARPNHAWLFTGPPGSGRSNAARAFAAALVCDQEDPALRGCGECKACRTVLAGSHADVTSVTTEKVTISIDEARELVRKAQDKPSTGRWRVIIVEDADRMQERSTNVLLKAIEEPPPRTIWLLCAPSPGDVLVTIRSRCRPVGLRLPPVEDVAELLIRRDGIDPDVALSAARAAQSHIGVAKRLATDEGARTRRDSIVRLPLMLRNVSGAMKAAADLVALAEAEATSSFEQRDAAEKEALLASLGAPAGGTLPPALRSQLKRLEEDQVRRAKRSKNDYFDRALTDLLSFYRDVLMIQLGSGGPLVNESLRRELDEFAAYGSPEQTLMRMEEINTVRRRLVTTNVAPLLAIEAMTLSLL from the coding sequence GTGAGTGTCTGGGAGGACCTGCAGGGACAGGATCCCGTGGTGGAGCAGCTGCGCCGCGGGGCCGCGGAAGCCCGCCCCAACCACGCCTGGCTGTTCACCGGCCCGCCCGGCTCCGGCCGCTCCAACGCCGCCCGCGCATTCGCTGCCGCCCTGGTCTGTGACCAGGAAGATCCCGCCCTGCGTGGCTGCGGGGAGTGCAAGGCCTGCCGGACCGTGCTGGCAGGCTCCCACGCAGACGTGACGTCCGTGACCACGGAAAAGGTCACCATCAGCATCGATGAGGCCCGCGAACTGGTTCGCAAGGCACAGGACAAGCCGTCCACCGGGCGCTGGCGGGTCATCATTGTCGAAGATGCGGACCGCATGCAGGAACGCAGCACCAACGTGCTGCTTAAAGCCATCGAAGAACCCCCGCCGCGGACCATCTGGCTGCTCTGCGCCCCCAGCCCCGGCGATGTCCTGGTGACCATCCGGTCCCGCTGCCGCCCGGTGGGCCTGCGTCTGCCGCCGGTGGAGGATGTGGCCGAGCTGCTGATCCGCCGTGACGGCATCGATCCGGACGTGGCGCTCAGTGCTGCCCGCGCTGCCCAGAGCCATATTGGCGTGGCCAAGCGGCTGGCTACCGACGAAGGGGCCCGCACCCGGCGGGACAGTATTGTCCGGCTGCCGTTGATGCTGCGGAATGTCTCCGGGGCCATGAAGGCTGCCGCTGATCTGGTGGCGCTGGCAGAAGCGGAGGCAACCAGCTCCTTTGAACAGCGGGACGCTGCCGAGAAGGAGGCGCTGCTGGCGTCCCTCGGGGCGCCTGCCGGGGGCACGCTGCCGCCGGCGCTGCGCAGCCAGCTCAAGCGGCTGGAGGAGGACCAGGTGCGCCGGGCCAAGCGGTCCAAGAACGACTATTTTGACCGCGCCCTGACGGATCTGCTGTCCTTCTACCGCGATGTGCTGATGATCCAGCTCGGCAGCGGCGGACCGCTAGTTAACGAATCCCTGCGCCGCGAACTGGACGAGTTCGCCGCCTATGGTTCACCGGAACAAACGCTGATGCGCATGGAAGAGATCAACACGGTGCGCCGCCGGCTGGTGACCACCAACGTGGCCCCGCTGCTCGCCATCGAAGCCATGACGCTGAGCCTGCTGTAA
- the tmk gene encoding dTMP kinase — MEGGDGAGKSTQAQRLAVALQDRGHSVLRTREPGGTPVGESLRALVLEHGNGEIDARTEALIFAASRAAHVRQVIRPALTAGTVVVCDRYIDSSVAYQGAGRGLGTDTVRGLNEWATEGLEPDLTVLLDVDPERGRDRRTAGQAAEDRLESEPDTFHLQIRRAFLETAQADPGRYLVLDAGRPVEELARTILQRVETLLP, encoded by the coding sequence ATGGAGGGCGGAGACGGTGCCGGCAAGTCCACGCAGGCACAGCGCCTGGCTGTCGCCCTGCAGGATCGCGGGCATTCGGTCCTGCGCACCCGTGAGCCCGGCGGCACCCCCGTGGGTGAGTCGCTTCGCGCACTTGTGCTGGAACACGGCAACGGCGAAATTGATGCGCGCACCGAAGCCCTGATCTTCGCCGCATCCCGGGCCGCCCATGTCCGGCAGGTGATCCGGCCGGCGCTCACTGCCGGAACCGTAGTGGTCTGCGACCGCTACATAGACAGCTCCGTTGCCTATCAGGGAGCGGGCCGCGGCCTGGGTACCGATACAGTGCGCGGCCTGAACGAGTGGGCCACCGAAGGCCTGGAACCGGACCTGACGGTGCTGCTCGACGTCGACCCTGAACGCGGACGGGACCGCAGGACCGCGGGTCAGGCCGCTGAAGACCGGCTGGAATCGGAACCGGATACCTTCCATCTGCAGATCCGCCGTGCCTTCCTGGAAACCGCGCAGGCGGACCCCGGCCGGTACCTGGTCCTCGACGCCGGCCGTCCCGTGGAGGAACTGGCCCGGACCATCCTGCAGCGCGTGGAAACCCTGCTGCCGTGA
- a CDS encoding trans-sulfuration enzyme family protein, with protein sequence MSHTFADGPAAELSPETLVVSAGRPPREHDAPVNPPIVLTSTFFGTGAPVPGERGYGRYSNPTWDPFEEALAGLEGADQPALVFSSGLAAVMAALSLVPPGGVVVMPRHSYQGSLLLAAGEAENGRFSIRTVDIADTREVIAQLDGASLLWLESPTNPMLEVAEIAVLADAAHAAGALVVVDNTFATPLVTQPLALGADVVVHSVTKYLAGHSDVVLGATVTSGPDLLARLLRYRSLHGAVAGPFEVWLALRGLRTLALRIERSQATAMELARRLQTLPQVDRVRYPGLPDDPGHTRAAAQMNGFGSILCIEVAGGAAAAEKVTEAVNLWLPATSLGGVESLIERRRRQPGEPHTVPEGLLRLSTGIENLEDLWKDLEQALTR encoded by the coding sequence ATGAGCCACACTTTTGCCGACGGGCCCGCAGCGGAGCTTTCTCCCGAGACCCTGGTTGTCTCGGCCGGACGTCCCCCGCGTGAACACGACGCCCCGGTGAATCCGCCGATTGTCCTGACCTCCACCTTCTTCGGCACCGGCGCGCCGGTGCCGGGGGAGCGGGGCTACGGGCGGTACTCGAACCCCACGTGGGATCCGTTCGAGGAAGCGCTCGCCGGTCTGGAAGGCGCCGACCAGCCTGCCCTGGTCTTCTCCTCCGGCCTGGCCGCCGTGATGGCCGCCCTGTCCCTGGTGCCTCCGGGCGGGGTAGTGGTGATGCCGCGGCACAGCTATCAGGGCTCGCTGCTGCTAGCGGCGGGCGAGGCGGAGAACGGCCGCTTCAGCATACGCACCGTGGATATCGCGGACACCCGTGAGGTGATAGCGCAGCTCGACGGCGCGTCCCTGCTTTGGCTGGAGAGCCCCACCAATCCGATGCTGGAGGTGGCGGAAATCGCGGTGCTGGCTGATGCCGCCCACGCCGCCGGCGCGCTGGTGGTTGTGGACAACACCTTCGCTACCCCGCTGGTCACCCAGCCCCTGGCCCTCGGCGCCGACGTCGTGGTGCATTCGGTGACCAAGTACCTGGCCGGGCACTCCGACGTCGTACTCGGAGCCACAGTGACCTCCGGCCCGGATCTGCTGGCCCGCCTGTTGCGCTACCGTTCGCTGCACGGCGCCGTCGCCGGACCGTTCGAGGTGTGGCTGGCGCTGCGCGGCCTGCGGACCCTGGCCCTGCGGATTGAGCGCTCGCAGGCCACGGCCATGGAACTGGCACGGCGGCTGCAGACACTGCCGCAGGTGGACCGGGTGCGCTATCCGGGGCTGCCGGATGACCCGGGGCATACCCGCGCTGCCGCCCAGATGAACGGGTTCGGCTCCATTTTGTGTATTGAGGTTGCCGGCGGCGCGGCCGCCGCGGAGAAAGTCACTGAAGCCGTGAACCTGTGGCTGCCCGCCACCTCGCTGGGCGGCGTGGAGTCCCTGATTGAGCGGCGTCGGCGGCAGCCCGGTGAACCGCATACCGTTCCGGAGGGGCTGCTGCGGCTGTCCACCGGAATAGAAAACCTCGAAGACCTCTGGAAAGACCTCGAGCAGGCACTTACACGGTAG
- a CDS encoding DUF2516 family protein, translating into MFQIQHYLYVALGIIALVIELWAFFDCVRRKPAEFERAYKRTKGFWLGLTGGASAVGVIAVLLPSPLSLLLFQLAAVIAACVYLADVKPAMGSSRGRGGSSQGPYGPW; encoded by the coding sequence ATGTTCCAGATTCAGCACTACCTTTACGTGGCGCTCGGCATCATTGCGCTCGTTATCGAGCTGTGGGCCTTCTTCGACTGTGTGCGGCGCAAACCCGCCGAGTTCGAGCGCGCCTACAAACGGACCAAGGGATTCTGGCTTGGCCTGACCGGCGGTGCCAGCGCCGTAGGCGTGATTGCCGTACTGCTGCCCTCGCCGCTGAGCCTGCTGCTGTTCCAGCTGGCCGCTGTGATTGCCGCGTGCGTGTATCTGGCCGATGTAAAGCCGGCCATGGGAAGCTCCCGCGGCCGCGGCGGCAGCAGCCAGGGACCGTACGGCCCCTGGTAA
- a CDS encoding class I SAM-dependent methyltransferase, translating into MTRGTTNPNRLRRVDRWLAGPARWRLRQAADPLIVDLGYGAAPTTAVELHGRLGRVRSDVEVVGIEIDPARVRAAKPLERSGLSFRQGGFELPVDGRRPVMVRAFNVLRQYAEEDYAQHWEMVCSRLAPDGIFIDGTCDEIGRRATWVELDAKGPVSLSISLRFGDFDRPSDVAERLPKALIHRNVPGERVHAFLQAMDRAWEEAAPMASYGNRQRWIAMCAALKAGGAPLLTGPARWRLGEITVAWDAVRPG; encoded by the coding sequence GTGACCCGGGGCACTACAAACCCGAACCGACTCCGACGGGTGGACCGCTGGTTGGCGGGCCCCGCGCGGTGGCGGCTGCGGCAGGCAGCGGATCCGCTGATCGTGGACCTGGGCTACGGCGCTGCGCCCACCACCGCCGTCGAACTCCACGGCCGGCTGGGCCGGGTGCGTTCGGACGTGGAGGTGGTGGGCATTGAAATTGATCCGGCTCGCGTGCGCGCCGCAAAACCGTTGGAACGCAGCGGGCTCAGCTTCCGTCAGGGTGGTTTTGAACTGCCGGTGGACGGGCGCAGGCCGGTCATGGTCCGGGCCTTCAACGTGCTGCGCCAGTATGCGGAGGAGGATTACGCCCAGCATTGGGAGATGGTCTGCTCCCGGCTGGCACCGGACGGTATTTTCATCGACGGGACCTGCGATGAAATCGGCCGGCGGGCCACCTGGGTGGAACTGGATGCAAAGGGTCCGGTGTCGCTGAGCATTTCGCTGCGGTTCGGAGATTTTGACCGGCCATCCGATGTGGCCGAGCGGCTGCCCAAGGCGCTGATCCACCGCAATGTGCCGGGCGAACGGGTCCATGCATTCCTGCAGGCCATGGACCGCGCGTGGGAGGAGGCAGCCCCGATGGCCTCCTACGGCAACCGCCAGCGCTGGATCGCGATGTGCGCCGCGCTGAAGGCCGGCGGCGCGCCACTGCTGACCGGACCGGCGCGTTGGCGGCTCGGCGAAATCACCGTGGCGTGGGACGCTGTCCGGCCGGGGTAG
- a CDS encoding phosphoglyceromutase, with product MTYKLILLRHGQSEWNEKNLFTGWVDVDLTDLGREEALRGGELLVENNVLPDILYTSRLQRAINTANLALGAADRIWIDVKRSWRLNERHYGALQGKDKAQTLAEYGEEQFMLWRRSYDTPPPPLPDDSDFSQAHDPRYADLDPNELPRTECLKDVLERFLPYWESDISKDIRTGKTVMIAAHGNSLRALVKHLDGISDADIAAVNIPTGIPLVYELDEDLKPIKAGGTYLDPEAAAASIKAVANQGKKK from the coding sequence ATGACCTACAAACTGATCCTTCTGCGCCACGGGCAGAGTGAATGGAATGAAAAGAACCTCTTCACGGGCTGGGTGGATGTGGATCTGACGGACCTCGGCCGCGAGGAAGCCCTCCGCGGCGGCGAGCTGCTGGTGGAGAACAACGTTCTCCCGGACATCCTCTACACCTCCCGGCTCCAGCGGGCCATCAACACGGCCAATCTGGCTCTTGGTGCCGCTGACCGCATCTGGATCGACGTCAAGCGCAGCTGGCGCCTGAACGAGCGCCACTACGGTGCGCTGCAGGGCAAGGACAAGGCACAGACGCTGGCCGAATACGGCGAGGAGCAGTTTATGCTCTGGCGCCGTTCCTATGACACCCCGCCGCCGCCCCTGCCGGATGACAGCGACTTCTCCCAGGCGCACGATCCGCGCTACGCGGACCTGGACCCGAACGAGCTGCCCCGCACCGAGTGCCTCAAGGACGTCCTGGAGCGTTTCCTGCCGTACTGGGAATCCGATATCTCCAAGGACATCCGCACCGGCAAGACCGTTATGATCGCGGCACACGGCAACTCGCTGCGTGCACTGGTCAAGCACCTGGACGGCATCAGCGACGCCGACATTGCCGCCGTCAACATCCCCACCGGCATTCCGCTGGTCTACGAACTGGATGAGGACCTGAAGCCGATCAAGGCCGGTGGCACCTACCTCGATCCCGAGGCCGCCGCAGCATCCATCAAGGCCGTGGCGAACCAGGGCAAAAAGAAGTAG
- the phoU gene encoding phosphate signaling complex protein PhoU, which yields MRKVFQAELHQIGEELTQISQLVTEAMRKATLAFEGADIELAQDVIAADARIDFLQNDLDERAIDVLALQGPVASDLRMIVGSLRMSASLERMGDLARHVAQLARLRYPANVVPENMVETFREMARLDISISEKLTELLETRNLELSKDIYASNSRINELHAGVFKSIASPDWNVPAVSTVDLTLASRYFERFADHGVSVTRKVNYLVTGEWQPLSESGM from the coding sequence GTGCGCAAGGTTTTTCAGGCCGAACTTCACCAGATCGGTGAGGAGCTGACCCAGATTTCCCAGTTGGTCACGGAGGCGATGCGGAAGGCAACGCTTGCCTTCGAAGGCGCCGACATTGAACTGGCCCAGGACGTGATTGCCGCCGATGCACGCATCGACTTCCTCCAGAATGACCTGGACGAGCGGGCCATCGATGTCCTGGCACTCCAGGGACCCGTGGCCAGTGACCTGCGCATGATTGTCGGTTCCCTCCGGATGAGCGCCTCGCTGGAGCGCATGGGCGACCTTGCCCGGCACGTCGCCCAGCTCGCCCGCCTGCGGTACCCGGCGAACGTGGTCCCGGAGAACATGGTCGAGACCTTCCGCGAAATGGCCCGTCTGGACATCAGCATCTCGGAGAAGCTCACCGAGCTGCTGGAGACCCGGAACCTGGAACTGAGCAAGGACATCTACGCGTCCAACAGCCGCATCAACGAGCTGCACGCCGGGGTCTTTAAGTCCATTGCTTCCCCGGACTGGAATGTGCCGGCAGTCAGCACGGTGGACCTGACCCTCGCCAGCCGCTATTTCGAGCGGTTCGCAGACCACGGCGTCTCCGTGACCCGCAAGGTCAACTACCTGGTGACCGGGGAATGGCAGCCGCTCTCCGAGAGCGGCATGTAG
- a CDS encoding sensor histidine kinase: MNPVLLALLAGMLGLAAGAFGVLAYGASQRQRRDLATISEPTIPEGAAEVLSVIGRAYIIADAIDGVVRASPGAYAFGLVRGHTIVNEQLLGICARVRRDGVIEEARLELPRGPLGDGALILQVRVATVGEEYVLILADDRTEITRTEEVRNDFVANVSHELKTPVGAISLLSEALDDAAGDEDAVRRFAGRMRRESSRLTALVQDIIELSRLQSTDIVDRAKPVNVARVLEDAVEANRLNAENKNIEVLLGGTSDAAVYGDAPMLTTAFRNLIDNAIRYSPEGSRVGIGLQSRDGMAQVAVTDQGPGIAAEEQERIFERFYRIDSARSRHTGGTGLGLSIVKHVVANHGGDVDLWSRPGQGSTFTVRLPEMDPVDTRESEQGVTA, translated from the coding sequence GTGAATCCTGTACTGCTGGCATTGCTGGCCGGCATGCTCGGCCTGGCCGCGGGGGCTTTCGGTGTCCTTGCCTACGGCGCGAGCCAGCGCCAGCGCCGGGACCTCGCCACCATCTCCGAGCCCACCATCCCCGAGGGCGCCGCCGAGGTGCTCAGCGTCATCGGGCGTGCCTACATCATTGCGGACGCCATTGACGGCGTGGTGCGGGCAAGCCCGGGTGCGTACGCCTTCGGGCTGGTGCGCGGCCACACCATTGTGAATGAGCAGCTGCTGGGCATCTGCGCCCGGGTCCGCCGCGACGGGGTGATCGAAGAGGCGCGGCTGGAGCTGCCCCGCGGTCCGCTCGGAGACGGCGCGCTCATCCTGCAGGTCCGGGTGGCCACGGTGGGGGAGGAGTATGTGCTGATCCTGGCCGACGACCGGACGGAGATTACGCGCACCGAGGAAGTCCGCAACGACTTTGTCGCCAACGTTTCGCATGAACTGAAAACCCCGGTCGGTGCAATTTCGCTGCTCTCCGAAGCGCTGGACGACGCCGCCGGAGACGAGGACGCGGTCCGCAGGTTCGCCGGCCGCATGCGCCGGGAATCCAGCCGCCTGACCGCGCTGGTGCAGGACATTATTGAGCTTTCCCGGCTGCAGAGCACCGACATCGTGGACCGGGCCAAGCCCGTCAACGTTGCCCGCGTGCTCGAAGACGCGGTTGAAGCCAACCGGCTGAACGCGGAGAACAAGAACATCGAGGTGCTCCTCGGCGGGACGTCCGACGCCGCCGTCTACGGTGATGCGCCCATGCTCACCACTGCGTTCCGCAACCTGATCGATAACGCCATCCGCTATTCGCCCGAGGGCAGCCGGGTGGGGATCGGGCTGCAGTCCCGGGACGGCATGGCGCAGGTGGCTGTGACGGACCAGGGCCCCGGAATTGCGGCCGAGGAACAGGAACGCATCTTCGAGCGCTTCTACCGGATCGATTCCGCACGGTCGCGCCACACCGGCGGCACCGGCCTGGGCCTGAGCATCGTCAAACACGTTGTCGCCAACCACGGCGGGGACGTGGACCTTTGGTCCCGTCCCGGGCAGGGTTCCACTTTCACCGTCCGCCTGCCGGAAATGGACCCGGTGGACACCCGCGAG